The Lentisphaerota bacterium nucleotide sequence CGGACCATGGCCCTGCTGAACCAAACCGAAACCGTGCTTCGCATCTCGGCGGACGGGCTGATCCGCGTCGATGTCGCGGGCCACGCGCCAGCGCCCGTCGACGCCGTTGACGCCGCCGACGCCGCCGCCACGTCTGCGGGCGGCGAGTTGCCCGTCACACCTGCGGACGATGCGGCGGACGAAGCGGCGACTGATGCGGCGGAGGACGGCGCGCCTCCCTCCCTCGGCGAGGCCGTGGCCGTGGAGCGGCGACTGGAAAACGTGACGGTCGTGTTTCTCGGCTATACCGACACGCTTTCTGAATTGCGGGTTCGCGACGCGGAGGCGGGGGCTTCCGAAAC carries:
- a CDS encoding type II secretion system protein; this translates as MTHPSHPRGFTLIEMLLVVAIIGILVTMLAPRMQMMGGPRVTAAARVLTQLTRYARTMALLNQTETVLRISADGLIRVDVAGHAPAPVDAVDAADAAATSAGGELPVTPADDAADEAATDAAEDGAPPSLGEAVAVERRLENVTVVFLGYTDTLSELRVRDAEAGASETGSEVRFRSNGTCRPHRYSLTDTTGVEATVTVDILGLARVETEGGKP